Genomic DNA from Cucurbita pepo subsp. pepo cultivar mu-cu-16 chromosome LG13, ASM280686v2, whole genome shotgun sequence:
CTTCTTCCATGATTGCTTCGTTGAGGTGCTTCTTCTAACTTGATCatcccctaaattagtcaacaACTTGATCTCTGCTTAATAGAAGCTTATTTGTTTACTAATGAGTATAGGGTTGTGATGCTTCGGTGTTGATAGCATCTCCCAATGGGGATGCAGAGAAAGATGCTAAAGACAATATTTCATTAGCAGGGGATGGATTTGACACGGTTATTAAAGCTAAACAAGCGGTTGAAAGTGCTTGTCCTGGTGTTGTCTCTTGTGCTGACGTTTTGGCTCTTGCAACTAGAGATGTCGTTAATTTGGTAcgattttttaaatcaatggatgaaaaaatattttaaaagaaaattcagaCATTTcactaaaaattattgatttattgtCCTCGTGTTTCAGGCAGGGGGCCCACTGTACAGCGTGGAACTAGGACGTCGAGATGGGCTAATTTCCCGAGCATCCCGAGTGGCCGGAAACTTACCGGAGCCATTCTTCGATCTGGACCAACTGGTCAACATGTTCGCCGCTCACAACCTGACCCTCATCGACATGATCGCCCTCTCCGGAGCCCACACCTTGGGCTTCTCCCACTGCGACCGTTTCTCCAACCGTCTCTACTCCTTTTCCCCTTCGTCTCCGGTGGACCCGTCGTTGGACCCCGGCTACGCGCAGCAGCTAATGGATGCGTGTCCGCGGAACGTGGATCCCAGCATAGCCATAGACATGGATCCTATAACCCCTCGGACCTTCGACAACGTTTACTACCAGAACCTTATCGCCGGCAAGGGCCTCTTCACTGCCGACCAGATTCTGTTCACGGAGTCCGAATCCCAGCCGACAGTCCGCAGCTTCGCCACCAATGGGGCGGAGTTTAATGCTGCGTTTATCAACGCCATGACCAAGATGGGTCGGATTGGAGTTAAGACTGGTAATGATGGTGAAATTCGAATCGATTGCAGTGCCTTTAATTCCTAATTTTTGTTGCTCATCATGTGATGAACTCGAAAGATAAGTTATGGTCATGTAACAAGTTGTTTCCTATTCTGTTCTGTctttttgtatgaaaatttgttggtatagaaaataaacaacatataatgattaaaaaaaacataactaTTGTGTCTGTCAAGAACATGTAGCAAAGCTCGAATAAATGCATAgcatattttgtatttactgATGAATAATGGTGAAATCTAGTTTACACAAAGCGAGGACGAACGAGATTTTCCATAGAGGTTGTAGTAAACACCCCTGGTCCGGTGAACCAAAACCAAACTTAAGATGCCTGCAATGGCGCAGAAAACAGCCATTATCATACAAGTTAGAGAGAAACATATGGTGCCCACGCACTTGAGCGGTCCATTGGAGCTCTGCAGCTGTGAGAGATGATTGAGAGCTTGCTTCTCTGCTTCCTTATCATAGATACTGCTCGTGATTAACCCAGAAAATATCAAAGATCCCATGGGAGTAGAGAGAGTGATGAAGTTGTATAAAGCAGCAAACTTTTTCAACCCAAACAATTCAGAGGCAGTAGCAGGCACAATTGCCCAGTGAGCCCCGTACCCGAGCCCTGTTATGAGAGTTCCAATGTACATTGCTCCAGGCCATCCCATTCCGATGAAGAGATGTCCAAATATCATAAGGAGTTGCGCAATCGCCATTGCAATAGGTCTTGGATAAGCATAATCTCTGTTGAACAAAATGATAGtaagatataatataatgatattttatggtgtaacggtccaagctcAAGTCCTCCGCTAGCAATTAGCGTCTTTTTTTAGACGTTTCATGCCTCTATAAGGAATGcatctttaaaacgcgtctgctagggagagattttcacgcccttataagaaatgtttcgttgccttctccaaccgaggtgggatctcacaatcctccctCCTTGAGAGCCCAGTGTtttcgctgacacaccgctcagtgtcggGCTCTTATACTATTTGCAACCGCCCAAGCCCCCTGCTAATAGGTATTGTCTCTCTGCGCTTTCCCTTTTAcggttcccctcaaggttttaaaacgtgtctactagggagagagtctagccctactccaacCAGTGCCTCGTACCGttcggtgactggctctgatgtTATTTATAACagcttaagcccaccgctagcaaatattgtacattgttataaggaatatttcattcccttctccaaccgggATGGGATCTCAGCTTTTAAgacaactaaaataaattttgtacctgACAGCAATCTCAGAGAGGTAGCCACCACCAACACGGCCGAGGAAGTTCCATATGCTGATGAGGGACACAAAAATATGTGTATTATCATAGCCTAAGGACTCGCTCATCTGTCCGAGGTTATCGATCACGGTCAATCCAGTCCCAGAACCAAGGAGATGGGAGAGAAATATAAGCCAAAAGTCTGCTTTGATTAAAGCTTGACCCAAAGTGAAATCTTCCCCTCTACGTGGACCCTTCCTCCTCTGCACTCTTACTGCTCCTTCTGCAGCTGCTTGCAAGAGTTTTGCTTGCAACTGAGCAATGCGTTTTTGTCTCTCTGATGCAGGAACTGAGTCCTCTACTTCTGATTTTTCATCTTCCACCTCACTTAATATCACTTCATTACCATCTGCTTCAGATGTAGCAGGTTCCTGTCTGTGTAACGGTTGTAGGAGAGCCTCTTGCTCAGCATATGTTGTCGTCTCTGAGCTCAAAGTCGACGCCACCGGAATCAAAAAGGGAATAAGAAGGATGACAAACATAACAGCAGTAAAAATGGCTATCACAGTGGAGCTCAAGGTAACAAGATCCTCAACAAGCATGACACCCATCAAATATGCAGCCAAGAGGAGGCAGACGCCATAAACAGTAGTAAAGCTCATGGCGTCAGACCGCCGCACTTGCCTATGGCCGGCAACAGGTTTGATAAAAAACATCAAGCCAATAGCCACCAGTGCAGGACCTACTGCAATCATGAATATAAGATCGGCTGAATCAGGAGAATGCATGATTGCATATATCTGAGTCAAGATTGCACCGCTTAAACCAGCAAAGCCTTTCAAAATCCCAACCACAGGACCCCTGCTTTTTGGAAAGTTTTGTACGCAAGAAACCAGAGAAACTGTATTGAAGTAAGTCTCCCCATTCGTTCCCACAAATACAAGAATGCACATCTGCACAATCATATTCATACATGACTAAACAAAACTGGCAAAACAGGGGGAATAGCTTAACAATTTGTTCTTCAAAGGACTTTTCAATAGCTTCAATCAACATAGATATTCAGCAAATCTGTTgaatattcaataaaattgcTTCTATAATCTTAGAGACAATTTATCAAACAGATAATGTGCTTCCtgctgcatttttttttttacagaatCCTATCAAGGTTTGAATATGGATATAACACTCTACCTATCTAAAGACGATGATTCATACCCATtcgattaaaagaaaagaggaggaGACTGAAAACTTACAGCCCAGAGAGGCAAAACGGGAGCTCGACCAGTGACGATGAGCCAAATCCAACCATACCCGACAAAGTTACTGATAGCACCGACCAACAGAGTTGCCCAGAAGGGCAATATCTCCAACAAGGTTCCAGCTAGAG
This window encodes:
- the LOC111808748 gene encoding peroxidase 55-like gives rise to the protein MAMGALWRALVLAVLLVAATVERTDAQLVENFYASTCPNVEQIVTQAVQNKFDQTFVTVPATLRLFFHDCFVEGCDASVLIASPNGDAEKDAKDNISLAGDGFDTVIKAKQAVESACPGVVSCADVLALATRDVVNLAGGPLYSVELGRRDGLISRASRVAGNLPEPFFDLDQLVNMFAAHNLTLIDMIALSGAHTLGFSHCDRFSNRLYSFSPSSPVDPSLDPGYAQQLMDACPRNVDPSIAIDMDPITPRTFDNVYYQNLIAGKGLFTADQILFTESESQPTVRSFATNGAEFNAAFINAMTKMGRIGVKTGNDGEIRIDCSAFNS
- the LOC111808747 gene encoding protein NUCLEAR FUSION DEFECTIVE 4-like; this encodes MGMCNEKLVGFLNNRWLVFVAAIWVQSCAGIGYLFGSISPVIKTNLSYSQRQIARLGVAKDLGDSVGTLAGTLLEILPFWATLLVGAISNFVGYGWIWLIVTGRAPVLPLWAMCILVFVGTNGETYFNTVSLVSCVQNFPKSRGPVVGILKGFAGLSGAILTQIYAIMHSPDSADLIFMIAVGPALVAIGLMFFIKPVAGHRQVRRSDAMSFTTVYGVCLLLAAYLMGVMLVEDLVTLSSTVIAIFTAVMFVILLIPFLIPVASTLSSETTTYAEQEALLQPLHRQEPATSEADGNEVILSEVEDEKSEVEDSVPASERQKRIAQLQAKLLQAAAEGAVRVQRRKGPRRGEDFTLGQALIKADFWLIFLSHLLGSGTGLTVIDNLGQMSESLGYDNTHIFVSLISIWNFLGRVGGGYLSEIAVRDYAYPRPIAMAIAQLLMIFGHLFIGMGWPGAMYIGTLITGLGYGAHWAIVPATASELFGLKKFAALYNFITLSTPMGSLIFSGLITSSIYDKEAEKQALNHLSQLQSSNGPLKCVGTICFSLTCMIMAVFCAIAGILSLVLVHRTRGVYYNLYGKSRSSSLCVN